The genomic window ATTACCAAACCTTTTAGCGAAGAAGAGGTGTTTGCACGAGTTGAAAATATTTTAACCATTCGTAAGTTGCAGCAGCAGCTTAAGCAACTTGAAGTGAGACAGGCAAAGAGTGAGGCAAACTATCAAAGCTTGTTTAAAATTTGGGGACTTTGTTTAGTACAAATGACGGATGGAGTTGAAGAAATGCGAATACAAGATGAATCAGATAGGAAGGCTCCATAGTATAGAAAAATTGCTTCTGCGTTCATCGTTCATCAGAGAAGTCTTTAACTGGAATAGAAATTTGGCATAAGATTCACTACGGAATTCACTCTCCTCGTTTAGTCCACTGCCAAATTTTAATTGTTTTATCTTGACTGGCACTCACTAAACGCTGATCTGCCGGACGGGCTGTTAGGGACAAGACGGTTGCTGTATGTGCCTCCTGAATTTCTTGAAACGCTTCAGACTGAGTGTCCCAAACTCGGATACTTTTGTCAAAGCTGCCGCTGGCAATGGTTTGGTCATTGACAAACGTTACTGTCGTGACTTTATCTTGATGCTCTGCAAAAGTGCGGAGAATTTTTCCGGTTTGTAGATCCCAAAGCTTGATGTTTTTTTCCCAACTGCCGCTGGCGACCTGTTTGCCGTTGGGACTAATGGCAACCGCACTGACTGCATTACGATGTCCAGCAGGTTGGCTGAGGGTGCGAATGAGTTCGCCAGTTTCGGTGTGCCAGAGTTTAACGGTGAAGTCTTGACTGCCGCTGGCGATCGTCTTGCCATCAAGACTCAGTGCTACAGCGTAAACCTTATCGGTATGCTCGGTTAAAGTGTGGCGCAGCGCTGTAGTCGGCACATCCCAAATTTTAATTGTATTATCTTCACTGCCACTGATGACCGTTTTGCCATCTCGACTGATTGCCACAGAGGTAACAGGGGCGGTATGTCCTTTCAGCGTATGCAGCAGTTTTCCGGCGATCGCATCCCAAATTTTAATTGTATTATCTTCACTGCCGCTGGCAAGCAGGCTACCATCGGCGCTGAGGCTGAGGGCAAGGATGGGGGCGGTATGTCCATCGTTAAGGGTATTAGGCACTTCTGCGGTGGCAAAATCCCAAATTTTGATTGGGAAAAGTTGAGGATTAAACGGGTCACGATCTTCGCCAGCGCTAATTAAGGTACGCTGGTCGGGACTCAGAATAGCAGCGCTAACTGCCTGAGCTTTTTGGGGATTTTCAGCAAGAGTTTTGAGGAGAGAAATTTGATGAGTACTGAGCGTGAATGGATTTTTGTTAGCAGAAGTAATGGCTGAGGGAACGACAGACGGAAAGAACCGAGGAACGCTGTATAGTGCGATCGCCCCCAGCAAGACTGCACCCCCAAGGTATATCCATGGGCGCAAGGTGGTTTTTGGCACTGTACCCTTGGTTTTAACGTTAGGTCTCACAATCGTTTCTGACTCCGCAGAAGCAGGCGGTAACCAGACGGGCATACCAGCACTTACGGCTTGCAGGGCATTACTGAGTTCAGCAACTGAAGCAAAACGATCGCTCGGTCTTTTCTCTAAGCAGCGCATGACAATCGCTTCCAGGCTGAAGGGCAAGTCTTCGCTACCAGGCTGCGATCGCAAGGGTAGAGGGATTTTACTGGCATGGGCAGTCAGCCAGTTATCGTTACTGACTCGATTATTTTTGAAGTCAAACCCAAAGGGATCAACCCCAGACAGCATTTCGTATAGCATCATGCCAAGGCTATAAATATCTGCTCGTTCGTCAACTTCACTTGTCACGTTAAATTGTTCGGGCGGCGCGTAGTGACAGGTTCCTAAAAACATGCCTGTGGTGCTAGCATATTCGTTTTGCAAAAAATGAATTTTAGCGATTCCAAAGTCAATCACTTTCGCGAGTTCGCCCAGCGCTGTAGGCACTAAAAAGATGTTGGCGGGCTTTAAATCTCGGTGAACAATTTTGATTTGTTCACTCATTCCGGTCTTAGTATCCCAAAACGTTACTCCAGTATGGGCAAGACGCAACCCATCACAGACCTGACTCATGATATTACAGGTACGCGCGATCGGCAGACGTTGTTCAGATACCATTACATCTCCCAAGGTTTGCCCTTGCAAATATTCCATGACGTAGAACGGGTATCCTTCGGAAGTTACGCCGTAGTCAGTCACTTGAACAATGTGGGGGCTTTTGAGAGCGGCACAAATGGAGCATTCCTTTTCAAAACGTTCTCGAAAATCGGTGTCGTTCGCGATCGCCAACGATTCTTTTAACAGCTTGAGGGCGACGGGCTTACCCAGGCGAGTATCCATTGCCAGAAAAACATTGCCCATACCGCCGCCGCCCAGCAGTTCATCTAAACGATAACGGTTACCGTCACCGACAAAGCGACCGAGCCACATGGACGAGGGATTCGAGAAAGAATGCTGACTCATAGCGATTACCTTGTCACCTATTTTGTTTTATTAGCAGCGATGCCGTCCCTTATTTCTTGACCGCCTTAGACCAAATGGCGATCGTGCCGTCTCGTCCTCCAGTAATCAGCGTGTTGCCATCTTGGCTAAATGCAACAGATAAAACCCAATCCGGATAGCCAGATAAGGTTGCTAACGGAACTTGCTGTTCTAAATTCCACAGCCGTACCGTATTGTCGATCGCTCCACTGGCTAAAATCTTACCATCTGGGCTAATCGCCACAGAAACTAGTCGATCTTTATGTCCTGTAAAAGAGTGCAACTCTTGCCCCGTTGCCACATCCCACAGCCGGACAGTACTATCCCAGCCCCCGCTGGCAATGCGCGTCCCCGTCGGATCAAACGCGAGCGCCCTGACCGCGTTAGTATGTCCAATGAATGTTTTTAGCTCTTTGCCAGTCTGCACATCCCAGAGTTTAATCACTTTATCCTTACCGCCACTGGCAACAGTTTTTCCATCAGGACTAAACGCTACGGGGAAAATCCGATCTCTGTGCCCTGCCAAAGATTGGGTGAGTGTGCCCGTTTTTAAGTCCCAAAGTCTCAGCGTATTATCGCCGCCGCCACTAGCTAATAATTGCCCGTCTGGAGAAAAAGCGACTGACCACAGCACGCCTTTATGTCCCTCTAGAGTTTGCAGTAATTCCCCGCTTTGTAAATTCCAAAGCTTAATAGATTTATCAGCGCTGCCCGTTGCTAAAACTTGGCTATCGGGGCTTAGGGCGATCGCATGGATCACATCTTTATGACCTTTCAACGTATGCACAATTTCTTGAGTTCGCAAATCCCAGACAATCACGGCATTACCGCTGACTGTGGCTAATAAGTGACCATCTGAAGCAGGAGCAACCCACCAAGTTGCGCCTAAACGTCCAAACAAAGTATTGAGCTTTGCCTGTTCCCAGCCTGCCCCTGCGGAGCAGCGAGGTAGAGCAATTTTGGCATTGAAGGGTTGATTCGGGTCAGGATTTTGAACTGCAATGTTGAGTTCGCAGGGCTGAGAATTTGCTGCTGTGCCCATTGGTAATTGTAAATTTTGTCCGCTTAAAACTTTAGGGAGCATCACAAATGATGTTGCTGCTGCTGCCAGACCCAGGGCTGCGTAGCCAAAGACTGCCAGTTGGCGATTTGTTGCTTTTGTGACTGCGATCGTTTCATTCTCTGAGGCGCGGGTTTGCTCTTCGTCATGGTTTGCCATGATTTGCTCCTTGGGAAAGGTCAGGTGATTGCTTTGATCTTTAGTACAGGTAAATTGGCGTTTTGGATTTAAGCTTCAATAACCACTCGTCCGACTGGACAAGCCACACAGGTCAACACGTACCCTGCTGCCTGATCTTCGGGTTCAAGGGCATCCGGTTCGCTGTCATATTTCACTTCGCCTTCTAACTTGCGTTTTTTGCAAGCTCCACACACGCCTTGCCGACAGTTACTCCGAATTTTCACCCCTTCCTGCTCTGCGAGTTCTAAGATAGATTCTGAGCCATCACCCAAAATTTCTTTGTTCGATTTTGCAAAAACGACGAGCGGCTGAGAGGAATGTCCGTTTGAGGCAACAGGAATTGCTTCAGGGATTGCTGCTTTGACTACGACAGGTTTTTTGGGTGCGCCAAAACTTTCTTCGTAATAGTTCTGCATCGGAAAATTTAACCCCGCCATCAGATCTTTTGTGGCTTGCATGAAACCATTGGGACCACACACATAAACGGTGCGCTCCTGAAAGTCTGGGGCAATGCTCTGCAAAACTGAGGCTGTTAGCCTTCCCGTTAAGCCGTACCAAGGTTGACCTAGGGGCGATCGCGTGGTGGAAATGACCAGGTTAAAATTGGGTAAGCGGGCTGACATCATTTCTAATTCTTGGCGGAAAATGATGTCTTGGGGCGATCGGGCACAGTGGTAAAAAATAATGTCAGTCGGAATCACCAAATCTGCAATCCAGCGAGACATAGACATCATCGGTGTAATTCCACTTCCCGCCGAAATCAGCAGTAGTTTAGCTGGCGGCGTAGGAGCACAGGTAAACTTGCCTAACGGCTCGCTCAGCTTAATGGCATCACCCACTTTGAGATGATCATGCAACCAGTTAGAGACTAGTCCAGCGGGTGCCTGCGGCATATCAGGCGAGGGAAGAACTCGCTTGACGGTAATTTCTAATGTCTGGGAACGGGAGGGAGATGATGAAATGGAATAGGAACGCAGAACAGATTCTCCATTGATATCGAGATCTAAAGTGACAAACTGACCGGGTTTATGGCTAAACCGAACGGGTAAATCTGCCATAAAGGTAAAAGTTTTGACATCTGCGGTTTCATCGGTAATGCGAACACACCGAACAGTCAGATCGCCTTGAACCCATTCATTTCCTCCCGTCTGCTTTATTAACACCGAAGTTTCACTGCTAGATGTTAAGACTTCAATAGCTTCAATGAACAATACAAAATCTGCAATCCGCAGCAGGTCGCTGACCTTAAGTGAGTAACTTTGATTGGCTTTAACGTCCTGACTATTCAGCGAGGAACCGTTGGCGCTGCCCAAATCTGTGAAGGCATAGGCACCTTTTTGTCCCTGAATTTTTGCATGACTCCGGCTCACATCAGGACTTTCTAAAATTACATCACAGTCGGCGGTACGTCCAATTAAGCATTCTTGTGTAGGTTTGTTCTCGGGGGCAAGGCTAATTTCTTGAAACCCGCCAGTTTGGTAATTGAAAACTTTAATTTTGAGCATGAGGGAATAAATAGGTTGAGGGATTAGTCGTTCTTTTGTCGAGGGCGAACTATGGTTGTATTGGCAGATCCATCTGGGTCGCTATCTGCCTTGCTAAAGCTCCACATGACCGTGGGTGAGTTAGCTTGATCGGGCGGTTTGGCTGGAAAGATCTGGGGCTCTTCAATCTGAAGTTTTTCGAGAAGATGGGTATGGGCTTCGTCTGTAATGCCTAGATTTTGACGGAGTGCTTGAAATAGATGAAGGCTGTTGGCGGGTAAGACACTGCGTTTTTCTATGGATTCTCGCAATGCGCCCAGATAGACTTGCTGACGATACTCTTGGGTAAAACTGGGTAAGACTTTTGCCAGGGTATAGAGTTCGTCTGGCTTGAGATCTTCAAGCGATCGCCCTTCTAAAAACTGTGATAAATCTATTTCCAATTTGCCTAACTGTCGGCGCAGTAAGTTCGCATCCCGTTCGCGGGTGTAGCGCTGTGCGCTTCGCTTCCAGGTTTTAACTAACCACAAACTGCTCAAAACAATCGCTGCCCAACTGATTAAGTTTTGAACGACTATCGGAAAGTAACCTAACGTGGGTTGAATGCCCATGAAGAACAAGAGGTTGAACGCAAGAAATGTAGCGATCGCAAACGCCTGGCTCTGCACCAGATCTGCACTTAGGGGACGACGTAACCGCTTGTTGTACCGCTTATAAGTTTTCTCTGCCCATAGCCCGATCGCATAGGTGGCACCGGAAAAAAGAGTCAGCGTGAGGGGAACTGCAATGAGTTTGGGAATGGCGATCGCCTGTCCTGCAATAAAGAATCCGGGAGCCAAGAGCGTTGAAAGCTGACTCGTTTCATTCCACATCCCAGCCTTTAGAAAACTCCAATTACCAGAATATAAGCCGAAGTACGTATAGAACCCAATTACTAAGCCAACATAGGCATAATAAAGCAGCTTGCGATCGGGCTGACGGATATTTTCCCAATGGGCGCCTTCTGCATCAATATCAATACAGCCTACTTTACAAGCAACGCAAGCACTTTTCTCCTGTCCCTCTTTCCCAACCGTGCGACACATTGATTGGGTAATGGTTTTGGGTGGGGCGGTATGGGCTTTGCTGCCAAATAATCCGCTAGGTTCACTGTAAACCATCTGTACCGGAGCCATCGGGCAAAAATAATTACACCAGGTTTTACCAGCAAAGAGAAAACCAATGGTAATGGCAGCAAGAATGGTTAGGGACAGAAAAATACCTAACAGAAGGCGATCGGAGTTTGCTAGCAAAAGACGTAGATTTAAGCCTAAGAATAGTAAGGAAAATTGAACGGTTAACGCATTGCGAGCTAACCAGGAATCTTCATCAATAATAGACTGCCGCTGTACTCCTAGCGATCGCGGAATTTGAGATAGAAAAGACAGTGGGCAAATCCGTCGCCATGCCTCATGACCAAACACTAATAGGGTAACGATGACCAGCGGTAAAACCATTCCCCAAAAAATTCTTGCACCCATGGGGTAAGGGGATAAGGGCAGACATTGTCCTTGAAATAATGCACAGTTATTGGGGGCATTGGTTGCAAATAGCTGCCCTGGTGCAGTCCATTGAGCCGAGATGGGATCGTAAAACAGAGAGACAATCAATAGTATCCACCCTAGGGTAAATCCCCAGCGAGTGAGATGCATCGTCCGTTCGGAAATTTTTGAAAACATGAATGCTGCGCTCCTCTTTTATTCAGGTTGAACTGAATGAGTAATTTAGTTAACCTGCAATAACTTTGTAATAACTACAGATGTCTGATAAACCCTGAATGCGGATTGAAACAATTCTCTAAATTTCTTAAACCGAGATGTTTCCGCTAGGGTCAATTTACGTCAACTGATTGGAGATGTCTGGCTGTAAAAGTCAGATAAAGTCAGGTGTTTTCAGACAAACTTGGCAAATGTCAGATAAAGTCATGAGTTCTGTCAATTTTACAGGCGAACTCTTGAATAGACTGACGATAAGCTGGATACTACTGTGAAAAGCATGATCAAATCGAAAACCTCTTGTTCCCTTTTTAACTATGACAACCACTTCAATTGAAACTTACGCGCAGCGTCCCACGCTTTGGTTCTCTCTATGCGCCTTGGCTTCTGTCTCTGGTCTTTTTACCGTGAGTTGGATGATTTATCGAGTGCATTTGCCGGGGCTTTTAACACAAGCAGGATTCGTTCCCACGATCGCCCCCACGCTTTTATTAATAGAAGCCCTGATTGCGATCGCCCTTGAACCCCTAGCAGGTTTATTTTCCGATCGACTTCATCGCTTAAAGGGCACACGGTTCTCACTCATTCTTTTTGGCGCTGTTCTATCGGTTCTGCTATTTGTCGCAATTCCCCTCTTGGCACAAGTTCCTCTGGGTGGAATGAATTGGCTAATGCTAGCTGCGTTAGTCAGTTGGGCGATCGCGACAACTCTTTTTCGCAGTCCGGCTTTAGCGTTATTACGTCGCTACGCGCCTGCCCTACGATTACCCCAAGCGGCAAGTGTATTAACCTTTGCAGCAGGACTAGCAGGCAGTGCTACACCCTTTGCTAATGACTGGGTAAAAAGTATAGGCGCAATGCCTGCATTTGCTTTGGGTGCAATTTTGCTCTTGCTTAGCGTTTTGTGGTTACAGAAACAAGAACAATTTCCAGTCACCTTTGAGAACAGTGATCCCTTTAATGGCAATCAAGCTAATCAAGCTAGTTCGTCACTTCAGGCTTCACCCATTAATTTAGGGGCAATCTTTGGGTTAGGATTAACGACGGCTCTCAGCCTAAGGTTGGCGGTTGAATTGCTGCCCAAAGTTTTGAAAGCTCAAGTTCCGGGTGTAACACCGCCAATCTTTGTAGGGATTCTGTTCATCACAATGGCGATCGCCGCTTTTCCGGCTGGACGGTTTGCTGTGCATAAGGGAAATTCAGTGACCTTGCTCTTGGGCATCATCGCTGCTGCCATTGGATTTGGCTTTATGGGATTAATTCAGAGCGCAGGCATGGCGATGCTGCTGGCGATCGGGCTAGGGATTGCCCTCAGCCTTTTAATCAATAGCACCTTACCGTGGACATTAGGATTAATTCCTCCCCATTTGACAGGGTTGGGGATAGGTCTATTTTTTGGTGGCGGTGCTGCTGCCACAAGTCTATTCATTGGTTGGTTATCACCAAGTTTTTTGTCGCCTGTCAATGGTATAGCGATCGCCTGGATCACGTTAATGATGGCTGCATTTTGCGTCATTGTGGGGCAGGATCGATCGCCTGAATGATTAACTCGACTTATATTATGAGAACTCCTCAGTCATCTTCCTCAAAGGCACCGAGAGACTTTAGTGCCGCTTTTTGTGCCTCTGTGAGTCCGGTAACACCTGTAATATTTAAGCCCTCATAGGGGCGATCGGCACGCCAGGTTTGCAAACAATTTCCGGTGGGTAAGTCCCAAAGTTTAATCGTTTCATCGGCGCTACCGCTGACTAGCGTTTGTCCATCAGGGCTAAAGCTGATGGACTCCACCCCTTTTCCGTGCCCTTGCAAGGTTTGCAAACAGGTTCCGGTCGGCAAATCCCAAAGTTTAATGGTCATATCAGTGCTGCCACTGGCAAGCCAAACTCCATCAGGGCTAAAGGCAAGAGTTTGAACCCAACCGGTATGTCCTGTTAACACCTGTAAGCATTCACCTGTGAACGCATTCCAGAGACGAATGGTTTGGTCATCGCTGCCGCTTGCGATTAAATTTTGTGATGACTCTTTACCCAATTTTTTACCAGTTAAGTATGCAACAGTGAGAACAAAGCGATCGTGCCCTGATAACACCCGCAGGCATTCGCCCGTTGAAGTTTCCCAAAGGCGAACTGTCTGATCTTCGCTGCCCGTGATCAGCTGCTGTCCGTCGGGACTGAAGGCGATTCCGTACACCCGCTGATGGTGTCCTTGCAGCGTTCGTAGTCGAGAGACGGAGGATGACGATCGCTGCTCACTCAATTTCTCACCCAGCGGCTGAGGGTAGAGGGATGTGACATCCCAAAGTTTGACCGTATTATCATTGCTGTTAGTGGCTAAGAGATTTCCTTGAGGACTAAACAAGACCCGACGTACTTGTCCCGATCGCTCTTGTAATACCTTTAAACAGCGCCCCGTATTAACGTTCCAAAGGCGAATGGTTTGATCATCGCCACCGCTTGCCATTAACTGCCCAACCGGACTAAATGCCACTGACCAAGCTCGCCCTTCATGCCCAATCATTTCTTGGCAAGCAATGGACTGAGAACGGGTCTGAGTAGAGGCGATCGCTTGAGATAAGATCGCTTGAGATGAAATTGCCTGTGGCACCTGCCATAGGCGCACAATGCCATCTTCGCTAGCACTGGCAATTTGATTACCTGCTGGGCTGAATGCCACTGACCAAACCAGATTTTTATAGCCTTGAAAAGTTTTAATACAGCGTCCAGTTTCAATGTCCCAAAGCTTAATGGTCTGATCATCGCTGCCGCTCGCTAACATGCGTCCATCGGGGCTAAATGCCACTGACCAGACTTTGCTCGTGTGTCCTGGGTATGTACTAAGACATTCTCCCGTTAATGGATGCCAAAGGCGGATTAACTGATCATCGCCTGCCGTGGCTAAGCAGTAGCTGGAGGACGTTTCAGATGAGGATTCCATAGGGTGAAATGCCACCGACCAAAGGCGGCGATCGCCCTCAAAACTTTGGATCAAAGCTCCCGTACCGCCGTCCCAAATCCGTACCTTGCCATCATCACCACTACTCGCTAGCAGGGCACCATCGGGGCTAAATGCCAGGGTACGAATTCGCTGTTGATGTCCTTCCAAAATCGCAGAGCAATCACCGTTCTCCAAATCCCAAAACCGTACTGTTTGATCTTCTCCTCCTGTTGCCAACAGAGGTAAATGGGGATGAAAAGCGATCGCGCAGACTCCTCCTTGGTGACCCGTTAACACCTGCAAGCAATCCCCTGTTTCTGCATCCCATAACCGAACAGTGCGGTCTTCGCTGACACTGCCCACCACGTTACCTAAGGGACTAAACGCCACCGCCCAAACCCAGTTGCTATGCCCCCGAAAGTCCTGATAACATTGACCACTGCTCACGTCCCAAGCGCGAATCACCCGGTCTTCGCCACTGCTGATAAACGTTTGGCTATTAGGACTAAAAGCGATAGACTTGACCCAGGCAGTATGTTCACGCCCTACGAAAACTTGTGTTCCATCCTGAGTTCGCCAAAGATGAATTTCACCATCTCCATCGCTAGTTGCAAACCATTCTCCACTTGGGCTAAATGCCACTGCTAAAATATTACCTAAGGTTTGAGCAAACACCGATCGCGATAAATCTGCTGCTGTAACATTGACATGTTTAAGCTTGGTATCTTGAAGATAAGCTTGCCAAAGAGACAGCCTAGAAAAATCATAGCCCGTCAAATCTATTCCCAGTTGTCGAAAGAGATTAAGTAAGTTTCCTCCAGCATAGCCAGGAGTATTCTCTATCTCAATCTGGATCGCTGTTAATCGCTCCGTTAATTTCTGTTGTGTTGCAGCCCCTCGCCATTCTGTCTTTAGTCTTTCTAGCAGAGGTTCTACAATCATACGTATCTGTTGACTGCGGATGTAATCCTTGGTCGTTGCCTTTAAAAGAGCATGGGACTGAAATAATCCGTGTAGTTCCGATGTTCTTAACTCCTGCTCAACCTGTTCAATCAACCGATCCGTCACATATTCCATGACGACAGGTTGCTGGGTATAGGTATCAATGTTCCTCTCAGTTAACGATCGCCGTCTCAACGAACTCATTGCATCCATCAGCTTAGCTTTAGGAATTGCTGTTACCAGATCAGCTTGTAAGTCAGTAAAGGCAAGGGGTTCACGGGCGATCGCCAGCCAATACATAATGTCCTGCTCTAATTTAGAAAGGCGATCAAACTGTTGTTGCAATAAAGTCCGAATATCATCAAAAATGATCGTCCCTTGTGCCAGAAACTCGGTGATGTTGCCCTCAAATAATTCTTGAATAGTGGTAGCAACAATTTTAAGGGCTAGAGGATTACCTCCATAGTGATCACTCAAGGCTTGCCAATCGACCGATGTGCCTACAAAGTGCCCTTTAGTTTGCAGAATCGCTTTGCTATCGTTTCCAGTCAAGCCGCTTAACCGGAGCGATCGCACAGGTAAATTTTCTCCTTCCAAAACCGTTAATTCTTTTGGGTTCTCGCGGCTCGTTAAAACGAGGCAGCTTTGATGAGGAGTTTGAGCAATCCGTCTAAACAATTCACGATAGTCCTCATATTCACTCTGGTAATCTCCTGAATATTTGCCACCCTGGAGAATTGTTTCTACGTTGTCAAGTACTACCAAACACCGCTGCGTTCGTAGATATTCCATTAAGCGCGCAATTCGACCTGCTACATCTGGCGGTAAGTCATTT from Timaviella obliquedivisa GSE-PSE-MK23-08B includes these protein-coding regions:
- a CDS encoding FHA domain-containing protein: MLKIKVFNYQTGGFQEISLAPENKPTQECLIGRTADCDVILESPDVSRSHAKIQGQKGAYAFTDLGSANGSSLNSQDVKANQSYSLKVSDLLRIADFVLFIEAIEVLTSSSETSVLIKQTGGNEWVQGDLTVRCVRITDETADVKTFTFMADLPVRFSHKPGQFVTLDLDINGESVLRSYSISSSPSRSQTLEITVKRVLPSPDMPQAPAGLVSNWLHDHLKVGDAIKLSEPLGKFTCAPTPPAKLLLISAGSGITPMMSMSRWIADLVIPTDIIFYHCARSPQDIIFRQELEMMSARLPNFNLVISTTRSPLGQPWYGLTGRLTASVLQSIAPDFQERTVYVCGPNGFMQATKDLMAGLNFPMQNYYEESFGAPKKPVVVKAAIPEAIPVASNGHSSQPLVVFAKSNKEILGDGSESILELAEQEGVKIRSNCRQGVCGACKKRKLEGEVKYDSEPDALEPEDQAAGYVLTCVACPVGRVVIEA
- a CDS encoding calcium-binding protein, encoding MFSKISERTMHLTRWGFTLGWILLIVSLFYDPISAQWTAPGQLFATNAPNNCALFQGQCLPLSPYPMGARIFWGMVLPLVIVTLLVFGHEAWRRICPLSFLSQIPRSLGVQRQSIIDEDSWLARNALTVQFSLLFLGLNLRLLLANSDRLLLGIFLSLTILAAITIGFLFAGKTWCNYFCPMAPVQMVYSEPSGLFGSKAHTAPPKTITQSMCRTVGKEGQEKSACVACKVGCIDIDAEGAHWENIRQPDRKLLYYAYVGLVIGFYTYFGLYSGNWSFLKAGMWNETSQLSTLLAPGFFIAGQAIAIPKLIAVPLTLTLFSGATYAIGLWAEKTYKRYNKRLRRPLSADLVQSQAFAIATFLAFNLLFFMGIQPTLGYFPIVVQNLISWAAIVLSSLWLVKTWKRSAQRYTRERDANLLRRQLGKLEIDLSQFLEGRSLEDLKPDELYTLAKVLPSFTQEYRQQVYLGALRESIEKRSVLPANSLHLFQALRQNLGITDEAHTHLLEKLQIEEPQIFPAKPPDQANSPTVMWSFSKADSDPDGSANTTIVRPRQKND
- a CDS encoding serine/threonine protein kinase, producing the protein MSQHSFSNPSSMWLGRFVGDGNRYRLDELLGGGGMGNVFLAMDTRLGKPVALKLLKESLAIANDTDFRERFEKECSICAALKSPHIVQVTDYGVTSEGYPFYVMEYLQGQTLGDVMVSEQRLPIARTCNIMSQVCDGLRLAHTGVTFWDTKTGMSEQIKIVHRDLKPANIFLVPTALGELAKVIDFGIAKIHFLQNEYASTTGMFLGTCHYAPPEQFNVTSEVDERADIYSLGMMLYEMLSGVDPFGFDFKNNRVSNDNWLTAHASKIPLPLRSQPGSEDLPFSLEAIVMRCLEKRPSDRFASVAELSNALQAVSAGMPVWLPPASAESETIVRPNVKTKGTVPKTTLRPWIYLGGAVLLGAIALYSVPRFFPSVVPSAITSANKNPFTLSTHQISLLKTLAENPQKAQAVSAAILSPDQRTLISAGEDRDPFNPQLFPIKIWDFATAEVPNTLNDGHTAPILALSLSADGSLLASGSEDNTIKIWDAIAGKLLHTLKGHTAPVTSVAISRDGKTVISGSEDNTIKIWDVPTTALRHTLTEHTDKVYAVALSLDGKTIASGSQDFTVKLWHTETGELIRTLSQPAGHRNAVSAVAISPNGKQVASGSWEKNIKLWDLQTGKILRTFAEHQDKVTTVTFVNDQTIASGSFDKSIRVWDTQSEAFQEIQEAHTATVLSLTARPADQRLVSASQDKTIKIWQWTKRGE
- a CDS encoding WD40 repeat domain-containing protein, giving the protein MANHDEEQTRASENETIAVTKATNRQLAVFGYAALGLAAAATSFVMLPKVLSGQNLQLPMGTAANSQPCELNIAVQNPDPNQPFNAKIALPRCSAGAGWEQAKLNTLFGRLGATWWVAPASDGHLLATVSGNAVIVWDLRTQEIVHTLKGHKDVIHAIALSPDSQVLATGSADKSIKLWNLQSGELLQTLEGHKGVLWSVAFSPDGQLLASGGGDNTLRLWDLKTGTLTQSLAGHRDRIFPVAFSPDGKTVASGGKDKVIKLWDVQTGKELKTFIGHTNAVRALAFDPTGTRIASGGWDSTVRLWDVATGQELHSFTGHKDRLVSVAISPDGKILASGAIDNTVRLWNLEQQVPLATLSGYPDWVLSVAFSQDGNTLITGGRDGTIAIWSKAVKK